The DNA segment CGGGGAGAAGATCTTCGACTCATGGAAGACCGTGATCTCCGTCGAAACCGCTCCAGGCTTGATGATCACCGCCCACTTGCCGTTGAACGGCGTCTCGCACCACGCACGCTTGATGTTGGAAGGGTCCATCAGCTGCGTGCCAGGCTCCGCGATGTAGGAATAGACGGACAGCCCGGTGCGATCCACCTTGGCCGCGCCTTTCTTCGTCTGCCTGATGCCGTCTTCGATGATGACCTTCCGGGCACCCACATGGGACGCCAGTTGTTCCATCGTGTAGGTGGCATGGTTGGCCATCGCGTGGTTGGCGCGGGCCGCCGCTTCATACGCATCCTGCCGGAGCTGCTGGGCGGCGTTGCCCATCACCACAGTGGCCAGACCGCTCTGGCCGGTGGCCGTGCGGGTGGCCTGGACCATGGCGCGGATGTCACCGTCCGGATTGGTCGCGCTGGACCACACCTTGGCGGCGGAAACGGCGGCGGCATCCAGGACGGAAAGCACGCGGATGATCTCCGCCCGCACCAGGCGCTGCTTCAGGGACTCAGCCAGGCGGTTCTCCCAGCCGGGAACGATCTTGCCGTTCTGCTTCAGGAGGGTCTTGTGATCGACCACCATGGTCAGGCCCTTCTGTTGGGTGGCGTCGGTCACCGTGGTGCCACGGAACTGCACTTTCTTGAAGCTGCCGCCGATGGCCCGGATGTCACTGTCATCCGCTTCCGTCAGGAAGAACTCATCGTCCGCCTTCGCGAACTGGAAGAAGTCGTTCGTCTGGATGGGCGGGGCCAGCAGGTCGAGCAGCTTCTCCTCATCGGAGGCAGGCAGTCCGGCCAGGTAGCTCTGGACGTCGGATGCAAGGGATCCGCCATAGTTCATGCTGGCGGCGTTGGAGACGGTGATCTCTCCCAGGGTGGGGGTGAGCGCACCGGAGGTGGCCCCGGTCAGGGTCAGATAGATGGGCAGGAATTTCATGTCGTTGGATTGGATCGGTGGTTCTGGTTCGTCGGGTTCGGTGGCGGATCAGACGGTTTGCTTCACCGGGAAGCACGGCTCGAACTCGAACTCGTCGGTATCCGCACCGGCGGCGGTGAGAGCGCGTCCGACCAGCCACGAGTTGTTCACGGCGGTATCCGTGAGCTTCCCGGCTGCCGTGGTGAAGACACGCGCACCGGCGGCGATGGCCTTGCTGGCGATGCCGACTTTCGTCGCGCCATCACCGAGCCGCTCGATGCCCACCCGGCCATTGAGGACCTGGGTGTCGTAGGCGAGGCCGATGGGTTCCGTGGTCGCCGTGCAGATGATGACCTGGGTAGCGGGGTTGGTGCCGAACGCCAGCATCAGGTGGGGCGTGTTGACGGCGGCCTCCGCGATGCGGCTCAGGCCGCCCTCATGGTCACCGGCGGTGTTGATGGCGTCAGCACCGGCTGGAGCCAGGCTGCGGGAAAGCGCCGCGAGTGGCGCGAGGATCAGGGCCGCGAGTGCGGCGAGGATGTGTGATTTCATCGTTGGTTGGATGTGTGGTTGCTCGGTTGGGTGACGGGTCCGGATCAGCCGCGTTGGAACAGCTCCGGCTTTTCGGTGCGGCAGAGCTGGTGGGCTTTGTCGTAGTCGGCGCGGTCCTGGAGGTTCAGGCCGTGGGCCTTCGCGGTGGCGGCGACGGCGCTGTTGATCGCGTCCACACTTCCGGCCAGTTCCGGAACGGTACGGTCGAGGGCGGGGAGGTGGCTGCGCGTGCTGATGGTCGGCATCAGTTTGCCCAGCTTCTCGGACTCCGTGGCGAAGGACGTATTCAGGGCATCCACCCAGCGCGGTTTGTCCGCTTCGGTGATGCGTCCGTCCTGGATCGCGGCAGTGATGACCGTGTTCACGGCGGCCCCACGGATAGAGGCGATCTCGGTTTCCAGGTGGGTGGTCCGGCTGTTGGCGGCGGTCACCGCATTGTCGGAGGTGGCCTTGTCTGCCTCGGCGGTGTTCTTCGCGCTGAGGAGTTTCACGATGGCGGCGCTGATCTCAGCGTCGGTGGGTGTGGCGTCGGGTGAAAACCCGAGAGCCTGCATGGCTTCTGGTGTCAGTTTCATGGTGTCGGTTGGTTTCTCGGGATCGCCCTCATCGGGCACGGGAGAGGAATCGACCGGCGGCACTTCGCCGGTCTGGAGAGAATTCATGGCGATGGTGTTGTCCGCCATGTTCGGGCTGTTGGTGAGCGCGTCGCTCCACAGCAGGATCGGGCGGAAGTGCAGGTCGCGGCCCGGGATCGGGACCATCCGCCAGCGGGGCGAGTGGCCGGAGTAGGATGGGGCGGATCCACTGAGGAGCTTCACGCCGTCCGAATTAAAGACGGTGCGCACATAGATGCCGTCCTCACCGGCTTCGATCTCCTTGATGCGTCCCACAGCCACGGCGCGGTGCCCAGGGTTCTCCCGCAGCCAATCGGCATCGTCGGCATGGCCTTCATAGACCGGGATGCCCTGGAAGAAGTTGGCCAGCTTGCCGGTGAGGCTTTTGAAATTGGAGGCCATCAGTTGGGCCGCCTCACGGTCCACCACCTGCATGACCTTCCTGCCATCCATACGGACCGGATGTTCACCATAGGGTGCCAGACGATAGCGGATCTCCTTCTCGCCATCCGCGAGGGTGAGTTCCTGCCACACGCCCGACACGGAATTGAGGGCATCCACGGCGACGGAGTTGATTGCGGTGAGGAAATGAGTGAATCGGAGGCGTTTCATGGAGATCAGTTCGGTTTGGCTTTGGCGTCACGGATGGCATCCCTCGCGCCCTGGACGGCGGCGGTGCCCATCCCGGCGCGGAGCTGCTCGGCGAGGTCGCCCACGGCGGCGGAGTCGATGAGTTCGGGAAAGGATTCGGCGGCGTCCTCCACCAGCTGCAGGAAGTCGGCATCGCTGATGCCGGTGTCCTGCACGCGGCTTGCAAGGTCCGTGAGAAGCGGGCGGATCGGGGCCAGCACGTTCGGTCTCACCCCCAGCGCGGCGGCGAGGGAAGACTCCAGCAGCGTCCGGGTGTCCGTCGCTGTGTTGAGTGCCGTGGTGGTGGCAGGCGCGGGCGGTGTGCCAGGCGCAACCGGCAGGGAGGTTTCACCCACGGCCAGCTCATCAGCGTCCGCTTCCTGGACGCCCAGGGTGGAGATCAACCAAGGCTTCGACAGGCGGATGCCCAGATCCTTCGCGGCCTTCGCCCGGGCGATATCCTCGCTGACGTTCTGGCGGGTCTTCGTCCGCAGTTTGATGGTGACCAGGCACGGCGCATCCAGACCGTAGTAGTATTCCACCACCCGCTTCGTGAGCTGGCGGTCGATGGTTTCGCCCACCCATGCCGCGTTGTCCGCGTCCAGTTCGTCGGCGTCCTCCTGCTGTGGGTTGGATCCCACCGCGTTCGACCGGGAAATGGTGGAGAGGTCACCACCGCGCCACAACATGACGATGGCCCGGTCCATCCGGTCGATCAGCTTTTCATACGGCATGTCGCCGCCGCCCTTCAGGTCCAGCACATGGATCTTGTCGCCGCTGTTGACCACCGCGCCGTATTCGCTGCCGATGCTGGCGATGGCCTGCGCCATCTCCATCCATCCGGCGTCACCCTTCTTCGCGGACGTCTCGCCCAGGAACGCGGGCATGCCGTGGCGGTCGCAATAGGTCAGCCAGTCCTGGAGGGGAATCTGCTTGAACATCCTGGCGATGACGGACGCCAGCATCACGCCGCGCCCCTTCGCCGTGAACCAGGCGCTGCGTCCACCCATCGTCTCCAGATCCACGCCGGTCAGAGAATAAGCGGACTCCAGGAAGCGCATCTTGCCCGTGGTCGTCTCGAACATCCATGTCGGGATCTTGATCAGCCGGGCGGACAGTCCGTTCCGGGACGGCTTCCACACGATGTGGTGGGCACCGTAGCGTTTCCCGTAGGCATCCATCACCTGCTGGACGAAGAGGCGCATGCCGCCGGTTTCCTCCGGCTCCATGGCATCCTCCGCCACCAGGTTCTGGAAGAACTCCTCGCAGCGGCCCTTCTGGTCTTCCGCCAGCTTCTTCTGGTTGGCCCGGACCTCCGGCTTGATCTCGACGTCGTAGCCGTAGCGGGACACGGCGGCCTTCGCCTTCGGGGCCACGGTGGAAATCGTGTCATCGTGCAGCTCCAGCCACTCCATCAGCCACGCCGCCCGTGCGATCTCGCCCCGGGAGAATGCCTCCAGGTAGCTCACCACCCGGTCCGGTGTCAGGTTCCGCAGCGGGTTGAATCGCTGCTGCTTTTCCAGGCGGATCCGCTCCGTGGAAACCGGCTGCCCATTCGGGCCGACAATGCGCGGAGTGCCCATCATCGGGAACCTCCTTCCACATCGACCCCGGAATGGCCTCTTGCAAGGCCCTGCAAGGGTCTAAAACGCGCCGCAAGCCCTTTTGGCTCCCATGACAGCGAAACGGGGGTCCGTGTTAGAAATCGGGCGATCTTCACAGACCACCTCCCATCCTACGATTTTGCGGCCTCATCGACTCGATGCTCTGGAACGCGAACGGGCCTGAATTGTCCTTCCCCGCATGGATGCCGAGAGCCAGCGCCCAGAAGCGGTCGGCGTGTCCGTCCTCATCGCTATCGGCCACGAACCGGATGTTGCCGGACTTGGTCGTCTCCTTGCGGATCTTCCGCAGATCGGAGATGAAAGGGTCATCCCCGAACGGGATCCGGATGCCGAGATCCTCGAACGCGCTGCGGACCGGATAGGCAAGGTCTTCCTTCACCGGACCGGAGAAATTGACCCCCTCGATCTTGTAGCTGCCGAACCGCTCCGCAGCCCGCTCCGCGAACTGCATGCCCAGGCCGGTCCTGTCGATGCAGGTCCTGCGGCAGACCTCCAGCCATGGGTAGATCACGCTCTCCTGGGTGGAGAACATCATCTTGTGCAGGTCGATCCGCTTCCGGACGAAATACACGCCGCCCACCTTCTCCAGGATGATCAGGGATGTCAGGTCATGGGTCCGGCCAATGTCCAGACCGGCATAGAGCGGGTTCGTGCAGCGCCGGGCATCCTCCAGCGTGTATTCCCACGCCTCGCCTTCCTTGTAGCAGCAGGCGTCGATCAGGGCGTATTCCAGGAAGGCGGCCGCATCGTCGGCAGGCACGCACATATACTCCTGCTGGAAGGTTTCCTCATCCCGCGCCCGCTTGCGCTGATAGGTGAAGTAGTCCGCCTCATCCATCTCAAGCCGCGGATCTCCCTCCACCAGCTTCGTCTGGAGCTTCCACAGGAATCCTTGGTCCAGCGCATCCTGGAGCGTCACCCGGTGGTAACTGAAAGCCTTCGGATTGCCCTTCTCCTTGATCTCCCGGATCAGGGTGTTGAAGTAGTTTCCGCTGCCCCGGTGGGTGGAGATGATGGCCAGGGCACCGCCCCAGTCGATCGTCGGACCGGCGATGGCATACACGCTGCCGGGATCTTTCCGCAGGGCGAACTCATCCAGCTTCACGTAGCCGCCCCGGCCCGCGAAGGCATCCGGGTTGCTGGACAGGGAGTGCAGTGGCGCACTGGCAAAGTCGATGACATGCACGGAGTGGCTGTTGCCCTTGTCATCCGTGAGCACCTTCTCGCCGCAGTCCGTGGCCGCCACATGCAGGATGCGGGCAAAGCCCATGCAATCGCGGACATACTGCCGGGCCGTCAGCTCATCCCGGCTGCTCACCCAGGTCTGGAGGCGGTTCGTCGCCAGGGAATGGCGGCGCACATCCTCGTAGGAGCTGCCGTAGGAAATGCCGATCCGGCGGCCCTTCTCCATCAGCTTCATGATGGAGGTGTCGCGGATCCACTTCTCCTGGTATTCCAGCATGAAGACGTCCCGCTCCGGGATGTTCTTCGCCCGGCCCTTGAAATCCTTCGCGTGTGATGGACGGGTCTTGCTCACAGCAGCTTCAGTTGCTTCTCGATGACCTCCAGTGTCTCCGGCGACAGCCCGCCACCGGACTTGATCTCCCGGGCCTTCGCCTCCAGTTCGTCCAGGCGCTTCGCCTTGGACTCCAGCAGCGCGATCCTCCGCGCGTCGTGTTCCAGCGACTTCCGCGCCAGCCCGACCTTCGCCAGGGCCACGTAGCCCTTCACGTCCCCGGCCTCCAGCATCTCCGCCGTGAAGATGGTCTGCGCCACCCGTTCCAGATCCTCCGGTGTGATGGACGGATCCGCAGCAAGCTGGAGCTTCGCCTGGAGCGCACGCTCCGCAGCCTTCACCATGCGCTGCTGCTGCCGATAGTAGGAAAGCCACTCGTAGAACGTGGACACCGAGACGGTGAAACCATGCTCCTCCTGGATGTGGACCAGCATTTCCTCCACGTTGCGACCGTCCGTGCCATCCGTGGGGTGCATCAGCAGCCACAGCGTTTCCTGGTCCACCTCCGGGAGTCCCTTCAGCTTGGCATCGCTGCGGACCTTGGGAGCGGAGTCCCAGCCCGGCTTGCCTGTTCGTTCGTTGGCCATTCACGGAAATCGGTTCAGAGGGTTGCGAGAAGCACGCGGCCACGCTCGGTGATCGCGTATTGTTGGATGGAGTCGTCCAGGTCGGAGGGCACCAGCACGATGAAGCCACCCTTCACCAGCCAGCCGATGTGGTTGGTCCACTCCTCATCCGTCACCGGTGGGCGGAGCAGCGTGGAGACGAAGTTCCGGAGGATGGAAACCTCCACGGCATACCCCTGCGCGTTCTTGAGCGTCTCAAGGATCGTGCGGCGGATGATGGTGATGCGTGCGGGATCCATGGTCAGCGGGAGGAACGGGGTTTGGGGCCAAATTGCAGATCCAGTCGCGCATGCCAGTCGCGGGCCACGTCATCCATCTTTTCCTTGATGCGGGTCTCACGCTCCTGACCGGACTCCAGCAGCTGCCTGTACTGCTCCCCCTGGTCGCGGCGGAGATCTCGGAGATCTTGATCGAACCGCTCCATCCGATCCGTGAGCGGCTTGATGTCGTTGAAGGTCACAAAGCCCGGCGTGTTCTGGATCCGGATCGGTTGCCCCGAAATGCTCACGCTGGACTCCGCCTTCGCTTCCTCTTTCCAGCGCTTCTTCAGGATCGGCCCGAGGATGGCCGCGATCAGAGCCATGGTGAACGTGGAGATCCACCCCAGCAGCTTGAGCACCTCATCGAACGTGATGTTGGAAAGCGTATCCATCATCGTGCCAGTCCCTTTCCACCCGCGAACCGTGCCCCTGCTTCCAGGATGCAAAGCCCGTGCACATACCTTGCGGCATCCGTCTCCGGCTCCGTCCGCACCGCCGCCCAATAAGCCTTGCCCAGCTTCTTGCGGGACAGCCGGGCGACCGCCTTCTCAGGATTCCGCTTCGTGACCAGGCGCTGGATGATCTCCTCGCCGCTCACGGTGTGGATCCTTTCCATTGGGTTCTGATCCAGCTCCGGATCCCGCCTGCGATCACCTTCGCCAGAAGGGCACGCTCGCCCGTCTCATCGAACTGTGACCACTCCGCCGGGTTGTCGCCGAAGAACGGCTCCACCAACGCACAAGGACAGTGGGGAAGGGAGAGGAACAAGGCCCCGCGATCCTTAGGCGACTTCGGCTTCAGGCCACGGGAGACACGGTTCGGATAGGCTTGGTCCAGCGCATCCAGGATGGACTTCGCCAGGGTCACCCCACGGACGGAGTCCTTCCAGTGCAGGACCTCATGGCCCTTCGCCTTCTTGTCGTAGGCGTTGAAATGGAACTCGACCGCACCGGTGATGCCGTCCGTCAGCATCTGCTGGGCGAGCCACCGCATGGCGGACTCGTAGCCATTCCCCTTGTAGAGCGAATAGATGGAAACCCGGATGCCCCACTCCCGCAGCCAACCCGCGACGAGTTGGATCACCGGCAGGTTGTAGTCCTCCTCGGACACACCACCCGCACCCACATTGCCCTCATCACCGGCCCGGCCATGTCCCAGGCACAGCGCGATGTGCTGTGAGCTATCAACCTTCGGCAGCGGCGCGATCGGCACCAGCTCCGCTTCAGGCGTCCCGGGAGCAGGAAAGCCCAGCTTGTCATTGATGAGGTCCAGCAGCTCGGCGGTCACATCCTCAGACCAGGGCATCCCGCTCCGGTTCGTGATGTGCCACCGTGCGGTGGTGAGAAGATCGGCCTTCATGTTGACGTTCTTGGTTTGGATCGTGGCTGTGGCGTCCCGCCGCAGGCCGTGGCTGTGGCGTCTCGCCGCAGTTCTCTTCGGGTTCAGGAAATGGCGGGGGAGAGCTTCCACGGGCCGCATATCATCGCGTCACCCTCTGCCCTCAGCGGGCGCTCACAACGCCCGCCGGTGACCCCATTTGATGGGGGAGTTACTTCTCAGGCTTCACCTCGCGGGCCAGCGGGCCGGAAACCTCAGCCCATCCCGTCAGCTTGCCCGTCTCCGGGTCATAGACCGGCACCTTCGCCGTGTAGGACGGCGGCTTGCCTGGCTCGAACGTCAGCCCGGCCTTCGCGCCGGATTCAGGATGGCGGTAAAAGACGCCGCCGGTCATCGGATAGTCAGCGCACGACGGCAGCAGCCCCCCGACTGCCGCCGCCATGCTGATGAGCAGGACGGACGCCCCCCCGGACATTCCGCCTGATGCCGCATTCCCCAGGCGTTCGCCCAGGGACGGGAAAACTTTGCCAAGCGCCGCGATCACCAGCCGCACCGCCACGATGGCCAGCAGCGCGAAGAACGCCGCCAGCGGATCCACAAGATCCTTCCCGGCGTCATTGATCTGGTTGACCGTCGCCGGATCCACCGGCGTCTTTGTGGCGATGTAGGTGCCGATCCCGGCAAGGCCGGTCAGCAGATGGCGGAGGTGCGTCGTGAGTTGGTTCATGGCGGTGCGTGTCCTGGCGACGCACGCATCAAACCATCGAAATCACCATCGGGGCGGCACCGCCGCTACTCACATCCACTCCCGCTATTTCCGCTACTCGACCGGAAATTCCCCCCTTCAGACGCCGCCGGAATCAACCGGCCATCTGCCCGTGCTTATGCCTCCACACGCTCAGCAGATCAACGCGGAAATGCGAGTTCGGGCGCAGCGGGTTCCGCTTGTAGCCCTTGATCTGCCCGGATGCGATCAGGTCATAGATCGTCTCCCGGTCGCAATCGTCCAGGATCTGGCAGGCCGTCGCCACATCGCCCCAGCGCCGGAGCTGGCCACCGGACTTCGTGGAAAGCTGCGTCCCTTCCGTCCAGGAACGCTCCGGAAACAGTGACAACTGGAGGGTGGAACTGTCAGCCATGCACCCATCCTACCACGGGTGGGGCAAAATGGATCACTCGGTCACCAGACCGAGGGCCACTGCTTCCCTCCAGCGCAGACTCCGGACGCCATATCCCGAGTCAATTTTGAATGGTGGCCACGGAAGTCCAAAGTCCGAAAGCGCCCACCAGATAGCATCGCCTTTCTTCGCGATCATGCGCTCGCCATACAACTGACCACCTGAATCCATCCAGCGACGCTTCCAATCGAGCTGCTCCTCAAGCGTGCTGATCTGGATCAGTTCCCAGCATGGCACTGCCTCCAGGATATCGGGGTCTATTCCCGACCTCCAGTTCGCATATCCGCACGCCAGCCCCACATGCATCTCCCAAACCATTCCCAGGCATTCACTCGTCCGGAGATCACGGATCGTGCTCCTGTCTTCCGGCCTTGGACGATACTTCATCCAGTAAAGGTCATCGTGCATCTCATCCATGAACCGGCTGCGCTCCATCACCCGGCCATCCACCCGCTCCATGCGCAGCTTCGCGGAGATCTTCGGTGTCGCCTTCTCGATGAACCCCTCATGCTCGATGCCGAGCTTGGAAAACACCCACCGATGGTTCGCATCGAACCATCCCACCGCATGGGGAAGCCCCGCCATAACGCCTAATTGCCCTTCGGAAGCTGCGCGGCCAGCCGGTGGATCTCCGCAGTCTGTTCGTTGATCGTGGCAGTCTGGCTGTTCATCATCTTCAGCCGGGCCGGATCGGTGTCAGGATTGGCCAGCACCGGCGGAACATGCTGCGCGATCCCATCGTTCGCCGCGTCGTAGATCACCACCGCAGTGTGCAGGTAGGACACCAGCTCCTGGAGCTTCGGGGATCGGTCCTTTTCCGGCACCTCCAGCGCCATCTCCAGACACAGACTCAACCATTGTCCGTTGGAAACCTGCTCACTCAGCAGCGAATGGGCGGACTGGATGTCAGGAGTTGCATCCACACCCGGATCCTTCTCGGTGACCGGCTTGGCCTCATCCAGCAGCCGTGCCCTGGATTCCTTCAGCCGGGCATTCTCCCGCTTGAGGGACTCCATCTCCATCTGTGCTGCCTCATCCTGGCAGCCCACCAGCAGCAACGCTGCCGCCACCATAAAACATGCTGTCGTTTTCATCGGTTCCAAAGTTGCGTCCAGCTTCCAAACACAGGGTAGATCCATGCAAATTCCTCCGGAGCATGTTCGCTCACCGGGTATCGTTCATTCAGTGGTGCGAGGATGAGCCGGGATCCGTTCATTTCTAACTGACGGCAGATCACCCCATCGTTGTTGAACCGCGCCACCACGATGCACCCGCTGTAGGGCTGTTCGCTGGGCTGCACCACCAGTACATCGCCATGGTGGAGACTTAGCCCCTTCTGGCCGATCATCGAATCCCCCTCCAGCACAAGGCCGAACGCCTTCGGATCGCGGCAGTCGGTTGGAATCGTTTTCTGCCAGGAGAAAGGCGTCTCCTCATACACTCCGGCGGACCCAGCATGCGCCCATCCCAACAGGGGTATGCGCCTCTGCTTGCCATTTTCGACAGCGGCCTCCTGGACTTGCGTCGAAAGCGCCTGCAATCGCGCCTTTAGGGCATCGCTCGCTTCCTTCTTTCCGCCTTCCAGCAGGCTCACGTAATTGCCAGTCACACCCAATTTGGACGCGATTTCTTCCTGAGTTAGATCCAATTCCTTCCTGATGCGGAAAAGGATGGAGGAAAATTCTTCCATAAGTGTGAAATAGATTTTGACTGAATTTCTAACTTGGTTATGGTGGCCCCAAGTGATGCCCCCAACTGCTACGACTCCAGTCAAAGGACCACAAGGTGAATTTTCTCACCGAGTCAAAATTCGCCTCCTCGAACTCGGCTGGAGTGTGACCCAGCTCGCCCGCCGGATCGGGGTGAATCGGAACACCGTGTCCCGGGCCATCCACCACGACCTCTACCAACCCACCCGCCGCCTCATTGCCGCGGAACTCAACATCCCCCTGTGAAACCCACTCCTGCCATTGACCTCGTGGCCCTCGCGGTCCGCCACCTGGAAGAGATCCCTAACAACGCCCACCGCGCACGGATCCTCGACGCCGCCGCTGGCGTCTGCACCCAGGCCCAGCGGGACGATCTCGCGGAAGCCCTCCGCTCGGCAGCCACCGATCTGCGCAAGGCCGAAGATGCCCAGCTCTCTCTCAGCGAAACCTTCTCATGAACCAAGCCACCCTCCTTTCCATCGACCTCGCCTTGCATGAGCTGCGCCGCCGCCAGCTCACCGGGGAGGAGTGCCCGCCGCCCGGCGCGGCCACGGCGCGGACCATCGAGCGCATCTCCACCGAACTCGGCCACCCCGTCTCCCGCCGCACCTTCGCCCGCTATGAGCAGCAGCTCGTCATGCGCCTTGCCAAGCGCATGCACATCGAAGCCGCCGACGCCATCGCCCTCTTCCGTCGCATCAAACCCTGAACCCCACCGCACCCCATGACAGCCCTCCCATTCACCGTCACCGGATTCCGTGAACTCGGCGTCCGCCGCCTCCTCCAGTGCGCGAGCATCAACCTCCAGATGGCCCGCGACTTCAAGAAAGCCGGGAACCTCCGCCGCCGCCTCTACCACCTCGACGTCGCCCGCCGCTGCCGCCGTGACGCCCGCGAACTCGCCGCCGCCTGAACCACCCACCGCCACCACCATGCTCCCGCTCATTGAACCCATGATCCTCCTCGGCGGTGCCGCCATCATCTTCGGCCTTGGCTACATCGCCGGGGTGGGGAACCGCCGCCGCTCCCAGGCCGCGCTCCTCCACCGCCTCCGCCGCGACGGCACCATCTCCATGCCCATCAAACCCGAGCCACCCCGCCTGTGAAAGACTGGCAATTCCACACCCTCCTCATCCTCGGCACCTGGCTCGCCATCTACCTCCTCACCAAACCCCTCCTCTGAACATGAAAGTCATTCGTTGCTCCAACTGTGGATGCATTGCCGGTCTCGGCACACCGTTGTTATCCCGCGAAGAAATCGAAGCGGGCGTGGGACTGGTCCTCGAACACGGCACGGCCTCACCGTTCAAGGCCGATGTCCCCGCCCTCATCAAGGCGGCGGAAGACTTCGCCCAGCCCACCGCCGAGAACCTGCCTCCTGCAAAGCCCGTGCAGCCCGCCTGCATGTTCATGGCCGCCCTCGATCACCCCGTGGCTGGGGCATCTTGCCCCAGGCCGTTGCCGGGGCGTCCCGCCCCGATCCCCACCGTCACCAGCAACGGCAACCCCATCACCCTCTGACCACCTCCATGCTCCTCAAAGATTCCCTCGCCGCCAAGAAGGCCGAAAAGGCAGCAGCAGCCGCCCCCGTCGAAGTCACCACCGACGCACCCAAGGATCCCGCCTGGGACGCCGTCAGGGAAACCACCCGCCAGATGGCCGGTCATGGACGCATGTTCCTCCGCTGCCAGGTCCGCATCGGCATGCTCCTCTCCAACCTCAAAAAGGCCCACGGTTACCACCCGGGGCAGCCCAAAAAGAATTCGCCAGACTCTGGCGAATACTTGCCCTGGCCCGACCTGGTGAAGCGTGAAAGCGGCTATTCCCGCCAGTCCGCAGACGTCTTCATCCAGCTCTACGAAGCCACCATCAAGAAGCTCAAGACCGGCAAGAAACTCGACCTCCCCGCCGAGGCCAAGAAGCAGGCCCTCGCCATCTTCCGCACGGAATCCGCCCTCACCCTCACCGAGGAACAATGGCAGACCGTCGATTCCGTCATCAGCAGCGCGACCGATGGAGAGACGCAGAAATCCCTCCTCCAGCACCTCAAGCTCGTTCCTGAACCGCAGGCCATGCCCAAGGGCGGAAAGACCCCCGGCGCTGAGCCGGAGCAGGTCACCGCTGGCCAGCTCGCCTTCCACTTCTTCGGGGCCGTCGCCGCGCCGCTCATCAACGCCCGCAGCAACCCCGACTACAAGAAGCTGCTCATGGCCCTGCCCACCGACTCCACCGAGGAAGCCCCGATTTCCCTCTCCACCCTGGAGGCGGAGTTCCGCTCCGTCCTCGCCGATATCGAGGAGATCAAGACCGCCAACCTCAGGGCCGCCCGGGGCCGCACCGTCGACTGACCACCACCTCCCACTTTTTCCACCACCATGCACCTCACCCAAGCAGATCCGCGGATCCTCACCCTCATCGCCAACGACGGCGGCCTGAACGATCTCAAGGACCTCAACGACCGCCAGAAATCCGCCCTCTTCGCAAAGCTCGGCGCGGTCCTGCTGGTGAGGG comes from the Luteolibacter sp. SL250 genome and includes:
- a CDS encoding DUF935 family protein; translated protein: MMGTPRIVGPNGQPVSTERIRLEKQQRFNPLRNLTPDRVVSYLEAFSRGEIARAAWLMEWLELHDDTISTVAPKAKAAVSRYGYDVEIKPEVRANQKKLAEDQKGRCEEFFQNLVAEDAMEPEETGGMRLFVQQVMDAYGKRYGAHHIVWKPSRNGLSARLIKIPTWMFETTTGKMRFLESAYSLTGVDLETMGGRSAWFTAKGRGVMLASVIARMFKQIPLQDWLTYCDRHGMPAFLGETSAKKGDAGWMEMAQAIASIGSEYGAVVNSGDKIHVLDLKGGGDMPYEKLIDRMDRAIVMLWRGGDLSTISRSNAVGSNPQQEDADELDADNAAWVGETIDRQLTKRVVEYYYGLDAPCLVTIKLRTKTRQNVSEDIARAKAAKDLGIRLSKPWLISTLGVQEADADELAVGETSLPVAPGTPPAPATTTALNTATDTRTLLESSLAAALGVRPNVLAPIRPLLTDLASRVQDTGISDADFLQLVEDAAESFPELIDSAAVGDLAEQLRAGMGTAAVQGARDAIRDAKAKPN
- a CDS encoding helix-turn-helix transcriptional regulator, which gives rise to MPPTATTPVKGPQGEFSHRVKIRLLELGWSVTQLARRIGVNRNTVSRAIHHDLYQPTRRLIAAELNIPL
- a CDS encoding phage protease; the protein is MKRLRFTHFLTAINSVAVDALNSVSGVWQELTLADGEKEIRYRLAPYGEHPVRMDGRKVMQVVDREAAQLMASNFKSLTGKLANFFQGIPVYEGHADDADWLRENPGHRAVAVGRIKEIEAGEDGIYVRTVFNSDGVKLLSGSAPSYSGHSPRWRMVPIPGRDLHFRPILLWSDALTNSPNMADNTIAMNSLQTGEVPPVDSSPVPDEGDPEKPTDTMKLTPEAMQALGFSPDATPTDAEISAAIVKLLSAKNTAEADKATSDNAVTAANSRTTHLETEIASIRGAAVNTVITAAIQDGRITEADKPRWVDALNTSFATESEKLGKLMPTISTRSHLPALDRTVPELAGSVDAINSAVAATAKAHGLNLQDRADYDKAHQLCRTEKPELFQRG
- a CDS encoding N-acetylmuramoyl-L-alanine amidase → MKADLLTTARWHITNRSGMPWSEDVTAELLDLINDKLGFPAPGTPEAELVPIAPLPKVDSSQHIALCLGHGRAGDEGNVGAGGVSEEDYNLPVIQLVAGWLREWGIRVSIYSLYKGNGYESAMRWLAQQMLTDGITGAVEFHFNAYDKKAKGHEVLHWKDSVRGVTLAKSILDALDQAYPNRVSRGLKPKSPKDRGALFLSLPHCPCALVEPFFGDNPAEWSQFDETGERALLAKVIAGGIRSWIRTQWKGSTP
- a CDS encoding S24 family peptidase; this encodes MEEFSSILFRIRKELDLTQEEIASKLGVTGNYVSLLEGGKKEASDALKARLQALSTQVQEAAVENGKQRRIPLLGWAHAGSAGVYEETPFSWQKTIPTDCRDPKAFGLVLEGDSMIGQKGLSLHHGDVLVVQPSEQPYSGCIVVARFNNDGVICRQLEMNGSRLILAPLNERYPVSEHAPEEFAWIYPVFGSWTQLWNR